The Candidatus Cloacimonadota bacterium genome has a window encoding:
- a CDS encoding bifunctional 5,10-methylenetetrahydrofolate dehydrogenase/5,10-methenyltetrahydrofolate cyclohydrolase, with the protein MEKILKGKPIGSRIRKKIKEIIAEHGLEPSMLLLQPGGDAASAYYVQNIISTGAKLGCKVELKNLPADLDAQELRAVIEEANNDPQIHGIMLQKPLPAHIPDAEAGTWIDPCKDIDSLNPMNLGKIILSLDSLLPCTPTAVLCTLRHYNIPLQGKHVLIIGRSSIVGKPLANMLLWKKTWADATVTVCHSRTQNLSEMIQTADIVVAAIGRPEFVKADMIKKNAVLIDVGINEITKPDGSVGYVGDIDYNSCFDKALAITPVPGGIGTVTTSLLFLNLLKASLAAKGTNKNIDDFLDLIFEE; encoded by the coding sequence ATGGAAAAAATCCTGAAGGGAAAACCTATCGGTTCCCGAATTCGAAAAAAGATTAAGGAAATAATCGCGGAACATGGGCTCGAACCGTCCATGCTCCTCCTCCAACCCGGTGGCGACGCCGCTTCCGCCTACTACGTGCAAAACATTATTTCCACTGGCGCCAAACTGGGCTGCAAGGTTGAATTGAAAAACCTTCCCGCTGATCTGGACGCGCAGGAACTGAGAGCCGTGATTGAAGAAGCCAATAATGACCCCCAGATCCACGGCATCATGTTGCAAAAACCTCTTCCAGCCCACATCCCCGATGCAGAAGCCGGCACTTGGATTGATCCCTGCAAAGACATCGATTCGCTAAACCCCATGAATCTGGGGAAAATCATCCTTTCTCTGGATTCACTGCTGCCCTGCACCCCCACGGCGGTGCTTTGCACTCTGAGACACTACAATATTCCCCTCCAGGGTAAACACGTCCTCATCATCGGGCGCAGCTCCATTGTGGGCAAACCTTTGGCAAATATGTTGCTTTGGAAAAAAACCTGGGCGGATGCCACCGTCACGGTCTGTCATTCACGAACCCAAAACTTGAGCGAAATGATCCAAACAGCCGATATCGTTGTGGCAGCCATTGGCCGTCCAGAATTTGTAAAAGCGGACATGATTAAAAAAAATGCCGTGCTCATCGACGTGGGTATAAATGAGATTACAAAACCGGATGGCAGCGTGGGATATGTGGGAGACATTGATTATAACTCTTGTTTTGACAAAGCCTTGGCGATCACACCCGTGCCCGGAGGAATCGGAACAGTGACCACCTCGCTGCTCTTTTTAAACCTCTTGAAAGCAAGCCTTGCCGCCAAGGGTACAAACAAAAACATTGACGATTTTCTCGACTTGATTTTTGAGGAATAA